The genomic window ctctgtaccccacacatatagataattgtaaggtccctcagtcaagcactGAATTTCAAACGGATTCAACCACAACAACCAGGGAAGTTTTCCAACGCCTTGCAAAAAACGGCACCAATTGGTTGATGGGTAAAAAGAAAACATTGGAGAGAAAAAAGCagccattgaatatccctttgagcatggtgaagttatacattacactttggatggtgtatcaatacacccagtcactacaaagatacatgcgttcttcctaactcagttgccggagagggaggaaactgaggccaaaggtgactttaaaacagttagagtttaatggttgtgataggagaaaactgaggatggatcaacaacattgtagttactccacaatactaacctaattgacagtgagaagaaggaagcctgtacagaataaaaaatatttcaagcttagtggtggcagcattatggtATGGGTTTTGCGGACAGGGAAGTTTTGCCAGGATAAAACATAAACGGAGTGAAGCTAAGCACAGGCTAAATCCGAGAGGAAAAGCTGGTTGTCTGCCTTCCACTAGACACGGAGATCAATTcatctttcaacaggacaataacctaaaacataaggccaaatctacatGGGGTTGCTTATCTAGAAGACCGTGAGTGTTCCTTGAGTGGCTGAGTATTGTTTTTACTTTTTTTaaacttaaatctacttgaaagagcttgaagaattttgaaaataataatgggcaaatgttgcacaatccaggtgtggaaaattcttacccagaaagattcacaagctgtaattgctgccaaaggtgcttttacAAACTattgacttaggggtgtgaatacttatataaatacttacatttttaataaatgtgcacaGGCTAAATCTGCTAGGATTTAgcatgtgcttagctctattccgttccTTTCCgttgtggaccccaggaaaagtagctgaGTAGAAAATGGGGATCTTAATAAAtaccaaaaaaatacaaaatatttcaaaaagcatgttttcactttgtcatcataGGGTATTGCATGTAGGTGGGTGACAAAAAAATAAGTTATTAATTGGTTAATTtcgaatttaggctgtaacacaacaatatgtggtcaaggggtatgaatactttctgaaggcactgtatatattcgcTTCAGGGAAATAATTAGTACTGCTAGATTTTTGCAGAgccaaatgtaacaaataaccaCATTTTTAATAAAGACATTTACAAATGATATATTTGTgagatatacatacacacacacgctaccgttcaaaagtttgaggtcacttagaaatgtccttgttttttaaagaaaattttaaatattgtccattaaaataacatcaaattgatcagaaatacagtgtagacgtttgttgtaaatgactattgtagctggaaacggtagATTAAAgaaataagaaaataaaaaaaggaatatctacataggagtacagaggcccattatcagcaaccatcactcctgtgctccaatggcacgttgtgttagctaatccaagtttataattttaaaaggctaattaatcattagaaaacccttttgcaattatgttagcacagctgaaaacttttgtgctgatttaaagaagcaataaaactggccttctttagactagttgagtatctggagcatcagcatttgtgggttcgattacaggctcaaaatagccagaaacaaagaactttcccactccttctattctggttagagcccgtttgcgctgttctgcgaagggagtagtacacagagttgtacgagattttcagtttcttgtcaatttctcgcatgaaatagccttcattaCGCAGAACacgaatagactgacgagtttcagaagaaagttatttgtttctggacattttgagcctgtaatcgaacctacaaatgctgatgctccagatactcaactagtctcaagaaggccaattttattgcttctttaatcaaaaacaacagttttcagctgtgctaacattattgcaaaagggttttctaatgatcaattagcctttttaaaaggataaacttggattagctaacacaatgtgccattggagcacaggagtgatggttgctgataatgggcctctacgcctatgtagatattccattttaaaaaatctgccttttccagctacaatagtcatttacaacattaacaatgtctacactgcatttctgatcaatttgatgttatttttaatggacattttcttttcttttaaaaaacaaggacatttctaagtgaccccaaacatttgaatggTGGTGCGAGTTATAAAAAATCAATACAGTAATATAAGatctgtaaaacatttaaatttgacattttagtaatttagcagatgctcttattcagagtgacttgaaataagtgcattcatcttaagaccAAATGGAATGGAATGTTAGTATCCTGTATGATTGACTATACAGTCAAACATACAGGTCACGAACATTCCATTCCATCTAAACAATGGATATCTAAAATCTATGAATGAAAAATttgagaacagtaatattttcCACACACATTAAGGTACccataagcaatcatttctgatTACAAAAACACATGTGAAATTGGTGGATATagcattttggaaataaactcttcaCATGTATAATATAATTGCATTATAATAATATAGTATGTTTTCAACTCACAGAGATGTTCTGGAGGCTTTGACGACTGGCAACAGTCTCAGAAGCCCCTTTtctgatctggagtatttcttcagaTCAAACACAACCAGCTCCTCTTCTGAAGTCAAcaacacaaagaccagagctgaCCACTGTGCAGGTGAGAGTTCTTCTCTGGAGACATTTCCTGAGCTTATGTAGTTTTGAATCTCCTTCACCAGTGAATGGTCATTTAGTTCATTtagacagtggaacagattgatgcACTTCTCTGGAGAGTGATTTTTTCTGATCTTCCTCTTTATGTACTTGACTGTTTGCTCATGGCACTGAGAGCTGCTTCTCGCTCTCCTTGTCGGTGTCAGCAGGCCGTGTAAGTGAGACTGATTAGACTCTAGTGAGAGGCCCAGAAGGAAGCGGAGGAACAGGTCAAGGTGTCCATTCTTACCCCGTAAGGCTATATCCACAGCACTCTTGTGAAAGGTGAAGGCCGATTTTAATGTAAACCTCCTAAGAATGTTTCTGATGGTGGAAAGTTCTTTGTTCATTAGGTttacattgttgttgttgtatgatAAAAAGACATACAACGCAGCCAGAAACTCCTGGATGCTCAGATGCACAAAGCAGTACACCTTCTCCTGGAACGGCCCATAATCCTCTCTGAAGAGCTGTGTGAACACTCCCAAGCGAACCGAAGCTTCTCTGGCACTAATGCCACACTCTTGCAGATCTGACTCATAGAAAATTAGGTTGCCATTTTTTAGCTGTTGAAAAGCCAGTTTTCCAAGTGCCATAATGCTCTCTTTATCCCAGTGTGACTCTCCCTCGCCTTTCTCATTATATTTCTCGTTCATCTGTTTAGCATGAAACACCAGTAAACCAAGGAATAATTGAGTCAGAGTCTTTGGTATTTCTCCATTCGTATCTGTGCTCAATATGCGCTCCAGAACTGTAGCTGCGATCCAACAGAAGACTGGtatgtggcacatgatgtggagACTCCTTGATGTCTTAATGTGTGAGATGATTCTGTTTGCCAGATTCTCATCACTGAACctcttcctgaagtactcctccttctgtgggtcattgaaccctcgtacTTCTGTCACCTGGTCAACACACCCAGAAGGAATCTGATTGGATGCTGCAGGTCTGGAGGTTATCCAGAGgcgagcagagggaagcagattcCCATTGATGAGGGATTTCAGAAGCACATCCACTAAGGTTGGCTCTGTAGCTTTATCCCAGCTATTATTCTTCTTGTAGTCTAGAGGCAATCGACACTCATCTAGACCATCAAGGACAAATAGAACTTTGTACCTGCTCTCATTGTAGTTTGGGTTTCCTGAGTCTTGTAATTTTGTGAAAACCTGATGGAGAAATTCCTTCTCAATCACTTTTGCCTCTCTGATGCATTCATGAACAAGATCCACTAAACTCAGCATTTTCTTCCGCACCAAATTTAGCTCTCGAAAAGGCAGTGAAAATATGAACTGGATATCTTgatttgcttttccttcagcccagtccaAAATGAACTTAAGTACAGAGAAtgtttttccaatgccagcgacTCCCTTCGTCAGTACAGTTCTGGTAGGTTTGTCTTGTCCAGTTACAAATGTAAAGATGTTATTGCATTTGATCAACCTTTCTTCTGTTGCTGCTGGTGTGATGGATGCGATCTCAATCTGTCTGACCTCGTGTTCTTTATTGACCTCTTCACTTCCGCCCTCTGTGATGTAGAGTTCTGTGTAGATCTTATTGAGAAGTGTTTTCTTTCCCTGTTTTGGCACCCCCTCAAATACATGCTGAATCTTCTCCTTCAGTTTGTATTGGAATTTACGTCGGTACTTCTCAACATCTTCATACGAAGGACCTGACAATGGATATACAATTACAGTTTAAGATTAGGTATAATCAAGGTTTGATTGTATTTAGCGACTCAATTATCAGTCCCTCCGTGATTTTGCGAAGCCAAAGAGGTGTTTTCATTTTAATAAAGTTATTGTTTAAGTGGCTTAATAATTGAACAGCACAAAGGGTAATTGCGACTGTGATTCCTGAAATGCAGCGCTTGTTGgagtatttttttacatttactgaaATTATACTTCTGTTGCATTGTTTGCTAGCTGGTTAGCTAGCTCATTGGCCACAATTGGAAAATGttgctaacgctagctagcaagTTAATATAACTTATTCTCTCGATGTATGTTAGCCAGCTAAGTTCGTTGTATCTGAATATAACTCAACTGCTGTCAACATCAGAATAAGATTTGCAAGCACTAGTTAGGTCCAGAAGTGGATTAACAGCTTTGCTGACAGTGCATTCAGAGCCATCCAGTGGCTAGCCAAACTACAGAATTATGTGTTGTAACGTAACTAAAGTTCGGGAGGAAAGACCACACATGAAACAATTTACATTTCCTCCCCTTTTGACAATCAAACAATTTAGAACTCCTTGTCAGGGCTGGACTACCCCATTTGGGACCCCGGGACAcagacctccagggggccccacCTTTTTAGgaaaacatatacagtggggcaaaaaagtatttagtcagccaccaattgtgaaagttctcccacttaaaaagatgagaggcctgtaattttcatcataggtacacttcaactatgacagacaaaatgagaaaaaaatccagaaaacacattgtaggattttttaatgaatttatttgaaaattatggtggaaaacttttgttattgaccaaatacttatttatctcaatactttgttatataccctttgttggcaatgacagaggtcaaacgttttctgtaagtcttcacaaggttttcacacactgttgctggtattttggcccattcctccatgcagatctcctctagagcagtgatgttttggggctgttgctgggcagcaCGGACTCCCTCCaatgattttctatggggttgagatctggagactggctaggccactccaggaccttgaaattcttcttcggaagccactccttcgttgcccgggcggtgtgtttgggatcattgtcatgctgaaagacccagccacgtttcatcttcaatgcccttgctgatggaaggaggttttcactcaaaatctcacaatacatggccccattcattctttcctttacacggatcagtcgtcctggtccctttgcaaaaaaacagccccaaagcatgatgtttccacccccatgcttcacagtaggtatggtcttctttggatgcaactcagaattctttgtcctccaaacacgacgatttgagtttttaccaaaaagttatattttggttagatctgaccatatgacattctcccactcttcttctggatcatccaaatgctctctagcaaacttcagatgggcctggacatgtactggcttaaacagggggacacatctggcactgcaggatttgagtccctggcggcgtagtgtgttactgatggtaggctttgttactttggtcccagctctctgcagttcattcactaggtgtggttctgggatttttgctcaccgttcttgtgatcattttgaccccacggggtgagatcttgcgtggagccccagatcgagggagattatcagtggtcttgtatgtcttccatttcctaataattgctcccacagttgatttcttcaaaccaagctgcttacctattgcagattcagtcttcccagcctcgtgcaggtctacaattttgtttctggtgtcctttgacagctctttggtcttggccatagtagagtttggagtgtgactgtttgaggttgtggacaggtgtcttttatactgataacaagttcaaacaggtgccattaatacaggtaacgagtggaggacagaggagcctcttaaagaagacgttacaggtctgtgagagccagaaatcttgcttgtttgtaggtgaccaaatacttactttccaccataatttgcaaataaattcattaacaatcctacaatgtgattttctggatttttttcttctaattttgtctgacatagttgaagtgtacctatgatgaaaattacaggcctctcatctttttaagcaggagaacttacacaattggtggctgactaaatacttttttgcaccgCTGTATTTATTTGGAAAACAGCTAACTTCCTTCATTTCAACATATTTTGCAAAAATGTACAGTTTATAAAgttattctacacattttgtaatgaGGCTAAGATTTTATTTGTAGTTTTAAAGATAATGCGTTTTATAGCTCATCTCATTCTATTGTTCATGTTTTGCCAAAGGCCTGAGAGACATTTTTGCATATGGCACGTCCGTGGCTCCTTTTCAAGAGTGCACCAGCATGCTCTCCCGAGCGCATTTCTCTACTATTCACGGCCCTTCCCCGAACGCACCAGCACATCTCCCGGGCACACGCAAGCCGCATGCCCTACTCCTCGGTGGACCAGAGAAGCCAGGCCGCCTACCATTGCAGCGGAGTCTCGGCTATCGCAGTCCGACAATCACATACGATCATACTGACGTCCTCCTTTGCTGAAGCATGTTCAACTGGTTCACATTGGATTAGCCATGACGCGTTTCTCCATTCAAATCGTTTGCTCAATCTACACGTCTCCAAACTCATTCCTCTGGCAGTGCAAATTGGACACCAAAAATTGCAAATTGCCTTGCAAAATGTTAGAATTGTCGCAGCAGAGTAAATCATTTTTGCCCGCAAATGTATATTAAAAAAACGCTGCgaaatcctggagggactgatTTATTATTAAGGACAGAATACAAACTTCAGATGCGTGGGGCCAAAAGAAACTATAATCCATGGTTTGGTTTTCTATAGCAGCCACTACAAACttcagctaactttagccaccgCTAGATATACATCAATCGAAGTGATTTGGCCATGAAATTATTAACAGGCACTGCATACCCCTATCACTCCCATAGATATTGTCGTAGCAGTGGTGAAAGTTAGCTGAAGTTTGTAGTGGCTGTTTAAAGAGAATTGAaccatatatttaaaaaaaaatcctagcCCATAGTTCCTCACCCTGAAAGCAGTCTAATATTAAGTTGTAAAATTACAACCCTTTAATGCAACATTCTGGGAAtacaattgttttatttaaatGAGAAGACATATAGTTGTATTGAATGCCTCTCTCCATAGTGAGATGTTATGTTATTTACCATCATCTGTAGAGTTAACAGTAGTGAGTTTATGTCCCTTAACGTGGTCTCCAGGCTCAGTGTGGTTGGAGAGATCTGCAGAAGCATTCTGAACTGGTACGGTGTTCAGGTTGGGCCTGGTTGGTGTGGCTGATACTCCTGCTGTGACTTGGTGTTCTGTCCCTGACATTGGAACTagataaaacaaaaatgtatatACATTGATGTATTGATCAGTCAAGTAGGTCTGCATTTGTTTTATTTTGGAGGGACTAAATAATGTATGATAAAGTGGTCCTCCAAAGAAAGGGGTAGTGGGGGTGCAATTAAAGAAAATATATTCCCCTCCTTAAATAACTCTTTCCCTCCTAGTCGACAAACACGCCTGGTTTCAATCAAATGTGCATTTTAGAATGATTACAGTGTCAAGCATACAGTATGATACATACAGTATGAATTAGCCTGTCTTTAACTTACCAGCTAGATCATTCCGTTTAATCTTTTGCAGAATATGGTGTGTCATCTCCAGAGCACCAGCTTCCCTATAGGTATGCACCATCTGATCCACTGTGTCCTCTCTTTTAGCATTTTCCAGCCTGCTAACTGGGATGGGAGATGAGCCACCCAAAACAGGCTGCTTCAGGTACCACTGAAATGACTTCAATTCCTCACTGGTCAGTTGTTGTAGAATAGCTAGCAACCACTCTGGGACAGGTGTGGGTGGAGCAGGTGATGAGGTGTCCATTTTAGATCACTTGACACTATTAAACAACAGAACAAGTAAAATGTGTATATAACGTTCACACAAAACGCAACACTAGGCCCCTGTCAATTGTGTCAATCTGCTGTTGATATAGCCAACTAGAACAAGCTAAATTAAGTATGCAGCAGTGGCGGTTGGtgccattttttgggggggtcatggccttatttctattacagcatattggatgactatcATTTACTgtatattccattcacccagctcaatgtaacattaaTAGGTTTAGGCTAGCTGCTACATGGTGctcattttccctatacccatcatgaatGAAGTTGCTACAACCtacgaatgaaagtttacaatgtaggtgcacaggtcgagtgCAAAATgccaaaccttcataccataactgctaactgctacacacagcctatatcgttgtcaccatattaactagcgtcatagtcaacatagctactagaactaacacgttagtaaaccagctacaatcatgcagtacagtgtacagcaagtagttaagcagttacaccggtgggcCCTGGTGGCAATACATTTTATAAAACCAAaaacttaccttgacttggaagagttagtgctggatagccatagccagatagctaacatagcatctccgcttgagcagggtgtttgactatgctaaactagctagctgcattcccAAGCTGTGAAAGTGAATAAATAATAGCtagctctctcgttctctcaatTGCTTCTCTTTCATTTTTGAATAAAtacatttgttcaaaactgttcaactagtCATTCTCTCTGTCAACTACTCACCATatttttatgcactgcagtgctatctagctgtagcttatgctttcagtactagattctttctatgatcctttgattgggtggacaacatgtcagttcatgctgcaagagctctgataggttggagaatgtcctccagaagttgtcaaacttactgtgtaagtctatggaatgaGGTGAAAACAATGAGCTTCCTAGGTTtcgtattgaagtcaatgtacaat from Oncorhynchus masou masou isolate Uvic2021 chromosome 3, UVic_Omas_1.1, whole genome shotgun sequence includes these protein-coding regions:
- the LOC135517170 gene encoding NACHT, LRR and PYD domains-containing protein 12-like isoform X1, with product MDTSSPAPPTPVPEWLLAILQQLTSEELKSFQWYLKQPVLGGSSPIPVSRLENAKREDTVDQMVHTYREAGALEMTHHILQKIKRNDLAVPMSGTEHQVTAGVSATPTRPNLNTVPVQNASADLSNHTEPGDHVKGHKLTTVNSTDDGPSYEDVEKYRRKFQYKLKEKIQHVFEGVPKQGKKTLLNKIYTELYITEGGSEEVNKEHEVRQIEIASITPAATEERLIKCNNIFTFVTGQDKPTRTVLTKGVAGIGKTFSVLKFILDWAEGKANQDIQFIFSLPFRELNLVRKKMLSLVDLVHECIREAKVIEKEFLHQVFTKLQDSGNPNYNESRYKVLFVLDGLDECRLPLDYKKNNSWDKATEPTLVDVLLKSLINGNLLPSARLWITSRPAASNQIPSGCVDQVTEVRGFNDPQKEEYFRKRFSDENLANRIISHIKTSRSLHIMCHIPVFCWIAATVLERILSTDTNGEIPKTLTQLFLGLLVFHAKQMNEKYNEKGEGESHWDKESIMALGKLAFQQLKNGNLIFYESDLQECGISAREASVRLGVFTQLFREDYGPFQEKVYCFVHLSIQEFLAALYVFLSYNNNNVNLMNKELSTIRNILRRFTLKSAFTFHKSAVDIALRGKNGHLDLFLRFLLGLSLESNQSHLHGLLTPTRRARSSSQCHEQTVKYIKRKIRKNHSPEKCINLFHCLNELNDHSLVKEIQNYISSGNVSREELSPAQWSALVFVLLTSEEELVVFDLKKYSRSEKGLLRLLPVVKASRTSLLNGCNLTERCCEALASALNFSHLRELDLSDNNLLTDSGVKLLAVGLENSHCKLETLRLSFCGVTAKGCAYLASVLMSNSSNLRELDLSDNDLRNSGAELLSAGLENPHCKLETLRLSFCGVAKKGCASLASALRSNPSHLRELDLSYNHSGVNLLSAILEDPCCKLEKLNMGSGDFTTQPGQIKFSVMIQLMDLTVSSFGYAYMKHRPDKTDARDLTLDPNTAHRRLTLSEGNRKVTWVDEKQRHPDHPERFGNCEQVLCREGLSGPGPCYWEADWNGEWAVIGMAYKGISRTGGRKDCVLGYNRKSWSLESSNHSNTTWHNNNCTEFPVQSSPYYRVGVYLDWQAGILSFCRVSSSIRTHLHTFHTKFTEPLYPGFYVGSGSSVTLR
- the LOC135517170 gene encoding NACHT, LRR and PYD domains-containing protein 3-like isoform X2; this encodes MDTSSPAPPTPVPEWLLAILQQLTSEELKSFQWYLKQPVLGGSSPIPVSRLENAKREDTVDQMVHTYREAGALEMTHHILQKIKRNDLAVPMSGTEHQVTAGVSATPTRPNLNTVPVQNASADLSNHTEPGDHVKGHKLTTVNSTDDGPSYEDVEKYRRKFQYKLKEKIQHVFEGVPKQGKKTLLNKIYTELYITEGGSEEVNKEHEVRQIEIASITPAATEERLIKCNNIFTFVTGQDKPTRTVLTKGVAGIGKTFSVLKFILDWAEGKANQDIQFIFSLPFRELNLVRKKMLSLVDLVHECIREAKVIEKEFLHQVFTKLQDSGNPNYNESRYKVLFVLDGLDECRLPLDYKKNNSWDKATEPTLVDVLLKSLINGNLLPSARLWITSRPAASNQIPSGCVDQVTEVRGFNDPQKEEYFRKRFSDENLANRIISHIKTSRSLHIMCHIPVFCWIAATVLERILSTDTNGEIPKTLTQLFLGLLVFHAKQMNEKYNEKGEGESHWDKESIMALGKLAFQQLKNGNLIFYESDLQECGISAREASVRLGVFTQLFREDYGPFQEKVYCFVHLSIQEFLAALYVFLSYNNNNVNLMNKELSTIRNILRRFTLKSAFTFHKSAVDIALRGKNGHLDLFLRFLLGLSLESNQSHLHGLLTPTRRARSSSQCHEQTVKYIKRKIRKNHSPEKCINLFHCLNELNDHSLVKEIQNYISSGNVSREELSPAQWSALVFVLLTSEEELVVFDLKKYSRSEKGLLRLLPVVKASRTSLLNGCNLTERCCEALASALNFSHLRELDLSDNNLLTDSGVKLLAVGLENSHCKLETLRLSFCGVTAKGCAYLASVLMSNSSNLRELDLSDNDLRNSGAELLSAGLENPHCKLETLRLSFCGVAKKGCASLASALRSNPSHLRELDLSYNHSGVNLLSAILEDPCCKLEKLNMGSGDFTTQPGQIKYARDLTLDPNTAHRRLTLSEGNRKVTWVDEKQRHPDHPERFGNCEQVLCREGLSGPGPCYWEADWNGEWAVIGMAYKGISRTGGRKDCVLGYNRKSWSLESSNHSNTTWHNNNCTEFPVQSSPYYRVGVYLDWQAGILSFCRVSSSIRTHLHTFHTKFTEPLYPGFYVGSGSSVTLR